The sequence below is a genomic window from Tissierellales bacterium.
ACCGCTTAATCTATTTATGGAGGATTTTATGATTATTAATTTAATTGAAGAAAGAATTAAAAATAGAATACCTAAACCTATGGATATTATTTATAACTATGGTATTCTGGTGCCCTTAATTAAAATTAAGGATGATTGGAAATTAATATACCAAGTAAGGGCTAAAAGTTTAGAAAGACAACCAGGAGAAATATGCTTTCCAGGAGGGTCAGTAGAAGGAAAGGAAAGTTTTAAGGAAACTGCCATAAGAGAAACTTGTGAAGAATTAAATATAAAAGAAGAGAATATTAAAATACTTGGTCAATTAGATTATCTTATATCTCATTCTAACTCATCTATGTATCCTTTTATAGGTATAATTAAGAACGTTTATATAGATAAAATAAAATATAATAAAGAGGAAGTTGATCATATTTTTACAGTGCCTCTTCAGTTTTTCTTAGAAAACCAGCCTAATGTATATTATATAGATTTAAAAACTGTAACGGGGGAAGACTTTCCTTATGAGATGGTACCTAATGGAGAAGATTATAATTGGGATAGAGGAAAGCATTCTGTTTATTTTTACGAATATGAAAATTATATTATATGGGGATTAACAGCTAAAATTACTAAAAATTTTATAGATATAATTAAAAAAAGCTAGCATGGAAGGTTTATACTAGCTTTTTTACTATTTTTCTATTCTTGATTAATTTCAATATATTTCATTAACTTAAACATTTGTTATGAAACTTTCAATTTTTAAATTATTTTTAATACTTATTATAACTTTTTAATTTTGATTATGTTTTTTATACCTAATCAGTTTTCATCTATTCTTGGTTTATATTGGCTATGAGGTTCCTTGCCTAAAGTTTTTAAGTCATAAAATAAGAAAAGTCCAGTAGTAATAGTTGCAAGTAAGTCAGACACTGCAGCTGCTGCCCATACACCAGTAAGACCAAAGAATCTTGGTAATATAATTAAGGCTGGAATCAGTATTAAAACTTGCCTAGATAAACCTAGAAATGCAGATTTTTTGGGTTTGCCTGTAGCTTGGAAATAATTAGA
It includes:
- a CDS encoding CoA pyrophosphatase, with product MIINLIEERIKNRIPKPMDIIYNYGILVPLIKIKDDWKLIYQVRAKSLERQPGEICFPGGSVEGKESFKETAIRETCEELNIKEENIKILGQLDYLISHSNSSMYPFIGIIKNVYIDKIKYNKEEVDHIFTVPLQFFLENQPNVYYIDLKTVTGEDFPYEMVPNGEDYNWDRGKHSVYFYEYENYIIWGLTAKITKNFIDIIKKS